One window of Novipirellula aureliae genomic DNA carries:
- a CDS encoding methyltransferase domain-containing protein, which yields MFNLRCTVRNCFEPLKPSDSGLRCAAGHCFDRSKQGYFNLLQPQDRKSKHPGDIDAAVLARHRWLERGYADGLIQRLQSWIPLDPVSVSTESSIHPLTLDLGCGEGYFGPALFSGEADGYCGIDLSKRAIKLAARRWPDATWILANADRTLPARDASVHRVLSLFGRRPVSEIARVLAPGGICIVAVPGEDDLVELRQHVQQAGHRRRRWETIADELAAAGLEMQQQQTWRTQIDLDTDAIADAMAMTYRAVRFSQNARLETITNRSVTLSADLILAVRKTDRSGSC from the coding sequence ATGTTTAACCTTCGCTGCACCGTCCGAAATTGTTTTGAACCCTTGAAGCCATCCGACTCCGGTTTGCGTTGTGCGGCGGGTCATTGTTTCGACCGTTCCAAGCAGGGTTACTTCAATTTGCTGCAGCCTCAAGACCGAAAATCGAAGCATCCAGGAGACATCGACGCAGCCGTACTCGCCCGCCATCGCTGGTTGGAACGGGGCTATGCCGATGGTTTGATTCAGCGGCTGCAGTCCTGGATACCTCTGGATCCGGTTTCGGTGTCGACCGAGTCGTCCATCCATCCGCTGACTTTGGATCTCGGTTGTGGCGAAGGCTATTTTGGTCCGGCCCTCTTTTCGGGCGAAGCGGATGGTTATTGCGGGATCGATCTGTCAAAGCGAGCAATCAAATTGGCTGCCCGCCGTTGGCCCGACGCTACCTGGATATTGGCGAACGCCGATCGCACGTTACCAGCGAGGGATGCAAGCGTCCACCGCGTGCTCTCGCTCTTCGGCCGGCGACCGGTTTCAGAAATCGCTCGCGTGCTCGCACCTGGCGGTATTTGCATCGTCGCCGTACCTGGTGAAGACGATCTCGTCGAACTTCGTCAGCACGTCCAACAAGCTGGACACCGACGCCGTCGTTGGGAAACGATCGCCGATGAGTTAGCGGCGGCGGGACTCGAAATGCAACAACAACAGACGTGGCGAACCCAAATCGATCTCGACACCGACGCCATCGCCGACGCGATGGCGATGACATACCGAGCCGTTCGTTTCTCTCAAAACGCACGACTCGAAACGATCACAAACCGCAGCGTGACCTTGTCAGCCGATCTAATCCTGGCGGTTCGAAAAACGGATCGTAGTGGATCTTGTTAA
- the cbiE gene encoding precorrin-6y C5,15-methyltransferase (decarboxylating) subunit CbiE: MPVAASLRDANYKDSVAFRPAKGDDHENESFDDFRYNSCSRLGETRLRQFPHRVSERRGYLGISMTARIQIVGIGDDGLDGLTGQARQIIDSATLIIGPKSLLDKLPKSAARHVAVGSNLDQLQQAIGGVGDSPAVVLAGGDPLFYGIARYLTDTFGKEKFEVIPHVSTMQLAFARVKESWDDAYLTNLATQPLDRVVDHVRTSELVGLFTTKAITPSVVAEALLDRRIDYFTAYVCENLGTPDETVTQGDLQSIRGQSFGEMNVMILVRKQGASDRPSGSDQRRLFGNPDDLFLQSRPKRGLLTPSEVRCIALAELGLTPTSIVWDVGAGSGSLAIEAASIANRGKVFAIEMDAEDYGLMIENAKMFDVPSLVPIHGQAPDAFKDLPNADAIFVGGSGRFVPDLVSAAIARLSSNGRVVVNVSSPDNLVSVQAVLAKANLQQDVRMINIARGQYQLDRVRFAALNPTFLILGRR, from the coding sequence TTGCCAGTAGCGGCGTCTCTCCGAGACGCCAACTACAAAGACAGCGTCGCCTTTCGCCCCGCGAAAGGCGACGATCACGAGAACGAAAGTTTTGACGATTTTCGCTACAATTCATGTTCGCGTCTCGGAGAGACGCGGCTACGACAATTCCCCCATCGCGTCTCGGAGAGACGCGGCTACTTAGGAATATCCATGACCGCTCGCATTCAAATTGTTGGCATTGGCGACGATGGACTTGATGGTCTTACGGGACAAGCGCGGCAAATCATTGATTCTGCGACGCTCATCATCGGTCCGAAATCCTTGCTTGACAAACTTCCTAAATCGGCTGCAAGGCATGTTGCCGTCGGTAGCAATTTGGACCAATTGCAACAAGCGATAGGGGGTGTTGGCGACTCGCCTGCGGTCGTGTTAGCAGGAGGGGATCCGCTCTTTTACGGCATTGCTCGCTATCTAACCGACACCTTTGGGAAGGAAAAGTTCGAGGTGATTCCGCACGTCAGCACGATGCAGTTGGCATTTGCGCGGGTCAAAGAGAGTTGGGACGACGCCTACTTGACCAACTTGGCAACGCAACCGCTCGATCGAGTCGTCGATCACGTTCGCACCTCCGAATTGGTGGGTCTATTTACGACCAAAGCGATCACGCCGTCTGTCGTTGCGGAAGCACTATTGGACAGGCGGATTGATTACTTCACAGCCTATGTGTGCGAGAACTTGGGGACGCCCGACGAAACGGTCACTCAAGGTGATTTGCAATCGATTCGTGGCCAATCGTTCGGTGAAATGAACGTGATGATTTTGGTTCGAAAACAGGGTGCGTCGGACCGTCCGAGTGGCAGTGATCAACGTCGCTTGTTCGGCAACCCTGACGATTTGTTTCTGCAATCGCGGCCCAAACGAGGTCTTCTAACGCCGAGCGAAGTTCGTTGTATTGCACTCGCAGAGCTCGGTTTGACGCCGACCAGTATCGTTTGGGATGTCGGAGCTGGTAGTGGCTCGTTGGCGATCGAAGCGGCATCCATCGCCAACCGAGGGAAGGTATTTGCGATCGAGATGGATGCGGAAGATTATGGGTTGATGATCGAAAACGCAAAAATGTTTGACGTGCCCTCTTTGGTCCCCATCCATGGACAAGCGCCCGATGCGTTCAAGGACTTGCCAAATGCCGATGCAATCTTTGTTGGTGGCAGCGGTCGGTTCGTACCCGATCTCGTCTCCGCTGCAATCGCTCGCCTGTCGTCCAATGGTCGCGTGGTCGTGAATGTATCAAGTCCTGACAACTTGGTGTCGGTACAGGCAGTGTTAGCGAAAGCCAATCTGCAGCAAGATGTGCGGATGATCAACATCGCCCGCGGGCAATACCAACTCGACCGGGTTCGCTTTGCTGCTTTGAACCCTACGTTTTTGATCTTGGGACGAAGGTAA
- a CDS encoding rhomboid family protein: MGLHDRDYGRRDTRTPWDRIENPRSMTITLIVINVVVFVVNMIFRDQLTSWLAADGSTLYQPWLWWKWLTYGFTHDPLNINHILFNMIGLFFFGRIVEQRLGQQEFLKFYLLAILAGGIIGSLGFLLMNSPGGSVIGASGAVVATVILFACYYPNSEVYLMFVLPVKAWVLATFFVVADFAGALGIMSLTGANTAFTVHLAGAGFALAYYFGNWSFRRLDFDVLTDLPHQMRQRSRRMKLKVHDPDRKLRAESEEADRILAKIHASGEDSLTRSERKTLERYSRRKREQRR, from the coding sequence ATGGGTCTTCATGACCGCGATTATGGACGCCGCGATACTCGGACGCCGTGGGATCGGATCGAGAATCCACGAAGCATGACGATCACTCTAATCGTCATCAATGTTGTCGTGTTCGTTGTTAATATGATTTTTAGGGACCAATTGACCTCATGGTTGGCCGCCGACGGTTCGACACTGTATCAACCATGGTTGTGGTGGAAATGGCTGACCTATGGTTTTACCCATGACCCCCTCAACATCAATCATATTCTGTTCAACATGATCGGTTTGTTCTTTTTTGGCCGGATCGTGGAACAGCGATTAGGACAGCAAGAATTTCTGAAATTCTATCTGCTGGCGATTCTGGCGGGCGGAATCATTGGTTCGTTGGGGTTTCTACTCATGAACTCTCCCGGAGGAAGTGTGATCGGAGCCAGCGGTGCGGTGGTTGCGACGGTGATTTTGTTCGCTTGCTACTATCCTAACAGCGAAGTCTATTTGATGTTCGTACTGCCTGTCAAAGCTTGGGTACTTGCCACCTTTTTTGTGGTCGCCGATTTTGCCGGCGCATTAGGGATTATGTCTCTAACGGGAGCCAACACCGCGTTTACGGTCCACTTGGCTGGAGCCGGTTTTGCCTTGGCCTACTATTTTGGCAATTGGAGTTTTCGGCGACTCGACTTCGATGTTCTCACCGACCTGCCCCATCAAATGCGGCAACGGTCACGGCGGATGAAGTTGAAGGTTCATGATCCCGATAGGAAACTGCGGGCCGAATCGGAAGAAGCGGATCGCATTTTGGCAAAAATTCACGCCTCGGGCGAAGACAGTTTGACAAGGTCCGAGCGAAAAACACTCGAACGCTACAGTCGCCGAAAACGTGAACAGCGTCGCTAG
- a CDS encoding M3 family metallopeptidase — protein MTQMPTMTQMKMPRSPFFALLSLLMLSATASADTSTTETPTNEVKKEMNSPMLEPWTGPYGGVPPWNLVRSEEFLPAFETAISAASTEMDEIANQSEPPTFENTIVAMEKAGEMLKRLEALFSVHSSNLNVGPIPDIERKVAPELSKYSDSIYQNSALFQRIETIYQSDEMKSFSVAQKRLVDDLYKTFVRQGAKLNQSDKAKLSQINTRLARLFTDFSQNVLEDEKGFVTWIDDENDLAGLPSSVKAAMKSAATDRGKPEQWAVTNTRSSMDPVLTYADNRNLRETVWRNYYNRGDNGDQHDNNAIISEILSLRDARAKLLGYANHAEWRLESTMAKTPAATMDLMMKVWPKAVARVKEEVADMQAIADKQNADIKIEPWDYRYYAEKVRKDKYDLDFNDVKPYMQLDKLREAMMWAAGKLYGMQFTEVKDVPVFHPDVRVWRVDNQAGERIGLWYLDPYAREGKRSGAWMTAYRLQQNIDEPITPIVSNNSNFIEGAEGEPVLISWDDAVTLFHEFGHALHGLNSKVTYPSQAGTSVARDYVEFPSQLMEHWLDTPEVLSKYCVHYETGEPMPAELLQKIKNASKFNQGFNTVEYLASAIVDMKLHTSEKDRIDPDQFEKETLAEIGMPAQIPMRHRTPHFSHIFSSDAYSAGYYSYLWSDALTADAAEVFEEAGSYYDPEIAKSLHDNVMSVGDTIDPAEGFRRFRGRDVDTRALLRKRGFPID, from the coding sequence ATGACGCAAATGCCTACCATGACGCAAATGAAGATGCCACGCTCTCCGTTTTTCGCCCTTTTGAGTCTGCTAATGCTTTCCGCAACGGCATCTGCGGACACCTCCACCACCGAAACACCAACAAACGAAGTGAAAAAGGAAATGAATTCACCGATGTTAGAGCCATGGACGGGACCCTATGGCGGTGTCCCGCCTTGGAACCTTGTCCGCAGCGAAGAGTTTTTGCCTGCCTTTGAGACCGCCATCTCGGCGGCCAGCACCGAGATGGACGAAATCGCCAATCAATCCGAACCGCCTACGTTTGAAAACACAATCGTCGCGATGGAAAAGGCGGGTGAAATGCTCAAACGACTCGAGGCATTGTTCAGCGTCCATAGCTCAAACCTGAACGTCGGGCCCATTCCCGATATCGAGCGAAAAGTCGCTCCTGAATTGTCGAAATATAGTGATAGCATTTACCAGAACTCCGCTTTGTTCCAACGGATCGAAACGATCTATCAAAGTGATGAGATGAAATCGTTTTCGGTCGCCCAAAAACGGCTCGTTGACGATTTGTACAAGACGTTTGTCCGCCAAGGTGCCAAACTGAATCAAAGCGACAAAGCGAAATTGTCGCAAATCAATACCCGCTTGGCTCGCCTATTCACCGATTTTAGCCAAAACGTTTTGGAAGACGAAAAAGGGTTCGTGACTTGGATCGACGACGAGAACGATTTGGCGGGTTTACCGTCGAGCGTCAAAGCGGCGATGAAATCGGCTGCAACCGATCGGGGTAAGCCAGAGCAATGGGCCGTTACCAATACGCGTTCTTCGATGGATCCGGTTTTGACCTATGCCGATAACCGAAATTTACGTGAAACGGTTTGGCGAAACTATTACAATCGAGGCGACAACGGAGACCAACACGATAACAACGCGATCATTAGTGAAATCCTCAGCCTACGAGACGCGCGCGCGAAACTTCTTGGTTATGCCAACCATGCCGAATGGCGACTCGAATCGACGATGGCAAAGACGCCTGCAGCGACCATGGATCTAATGATGAAAGTATGGCCCAAAGCGGTCGCTCGAGTCAAAGAGGAAGTCGCCGACATGCAGGCGATTGCTGATAAGCAAAACGCCGATATCAAAATCGAGCCATGGGACTATCGCTACTATGCGGAAAAGGTCCGCAAAGATAAATACGACCTTGATTTCAATGACGTCAAGCCGTACATGCAGCTCGACAAGTTACGCGAAGCCATGATGTGGGCTGCAGGCAAGTTGTACGGGATGCAGTTCACCGAAGTGAAAGATGTCCCGGTCTTCCATCCAGACGTCCGCGTTTGGCGAGTCGATAACCAGGCGGGCGAACGAATTGGACTTTGGTATCTCGATCCCTACGCTCGCGAAGGAAAACGCAGCGGCGCATGGATGACCGCCTACCGGTTGCAACAAAACATCGACGAACCGATCACTCCGATCGTGTCGAATAACTCAAACTTTATCGAAGGAGCCGAAGGAGAGCCGGTACTGATTTCTTGGGACGATGCCGTGACCCTGTTTCATGAATTTGGTCATGCTCTACACGGGCTCAATTCGAAGGTCACCTATCCATCGCAAGCGGGCACGAGCGTTGCCCGTGATTACGTTGAATTCCCTTCTCAACTCATGGAGCATTGGCTCGATACGCCCGAGGTGCTCAGCAAGTACTGCGTTCATTATGAAACGGGCGAACCGATGCCAGCGGAGCTATTGCAGAAGATCAAGAACGCATCGAAGTTCAATCAGGGTTTCAATACGGTCGAGTATTTGGCCAGTGCGATTGTCGATATGAAATTGCATACGTCCGAGAAAGACCGAATCGATCCCGACCAATTCGAGAAGGAAACGTTGGCGGAAATTGGTATGCCGGCTCAGATTCCGATGCGTCATCGCACGCCTCATTTTTCACATATCTTCAGCAGTGACGCTTACTCGGCTGGCTACTACAGCTACCTGTGGTCGGACGCATTGACGGCGGACGCGGCAGAGGTCTTTGAAGAAGCGGGGTCCTATTACGATCCTGAGATTGCCAAGAGTTTGCATGACAATGTGATGAGTGTCGGTGACACGATCGATCCTGCGGAAGGTTTTCGTCGTTTCCGAGGCCGCGATGTTGACACCCGTGCATTGCTTCGCAAACGAGGCTTCCCCATCGATTGA
- a CDS encoding amidohydrolase family protein yields the protein MKSDLILLFTLSICFLPECTAQQSTMTQPVVGLRDADPSPVLLEGAEVVCRPESTPQPLSILIAGNRIAQVGNNIVPPPGTERRDMTGMRIYAGFIDAMHEVELPEGLPTEPDRYWNQNITPEHRAVWFDQDRETELRKLRSQGITAQLLAPKNGIIKGTSCIVLTLDRSHPQHLLRSDAAGHLTLTVPRGQRRDRYPNSPMGAVALVRQAFYDAIWYRDAYQVYANDRQVPRPQPNRSLELLSQWIDSGTFVIDAANERMAIRASDLAKEFSLNMIVRGSGYEYCELSQIASSGHPILLPVDFPDKPATRTLESIRETPLRTWMHWHFAPENPGRLHQAGVPFCLTSDGLGDPSTFLKQVRVAVERGLDKTAALSAMTTVPANLLELDDAVGKIEAGMFANLVVTDGELFAKDTKVVETWVAGERFSVEKNAIPKQSDALAGTWSIVLPSVLSNTKQSTDAELIMEKASGKTTAQIRWVNAETETQKVLKLSDIVRSRARLSASAELSKLSDSFAEGVSKLTLLIGSNEKSISFVRTTLTLPDGREVDCPIRRKETATKEVDDAPSPSDSTDSEPTNSKATQPVELVYPLGAYGLSEIPDQPNVVLFRGATVWTSGELGPIQNGDVLVIDGRVADVGSELAVPAGGKVINLKGKHLTPGLIDCHSHIATDGGINESGQAITSEVRIGDFIDNSDIAIYRQLAGGVTTSNILHGSANPIGGQNQVLKLRWGASMDAMKFASAPAGIKFALGENVKRSSGRYPNTRMGVEQIIRDQFLAAREYDAEQKAWQSGRRQGLPPRRNLQLEAIAEIQRGERWVHCHSYRQDEILATLDVLEEFNVQIGSLQHISEGYKVADRIAEHGAMASAFADWWAYKFEVYDAIPYNGVILHNAGVIVSYNSDDAELGRHLNVEAGKAMKYGGLSAEQALAFVTLNPAKQLRIDDRVGSIEKGKDADLVVWSGPPLSAASRCEQTWIDGRCYFDLTTDKQLRERDRSTRAKLVQLAQRSPEKPNSQPKKEKEIEEADRWDRVDIYCRASAEKGASR from the coding sequence ATGAAGTCTGACCTGATCTTACTGTTCACCCTCTCGATCTGTTTCTTGCCGGAATGTACGGCGCAGCAGTCGACGATGACTCAGCCTGTGGTCGGGCTGCGCGATGCTGATCCGTCCCCTGTTCTTTTGGAGGGTGCCGAGGTCGTATGCAGGCCCGAATCGACGCCGCAGCCACTGTCGATTCTGATCGCTGGGAACCGAATTGCCCAAGTTGGCAACAACATCGTTCCGCCGCCGGGAACGGAGCGACGCGATATGACCGGGATGCGAATCTACGCGGGTTTCATTGATGCGATGCACGAAGTGGAATTACCCGAAGGATTGCCGACAGAACCCGATCGGTACTGGAACCAAAACATCACGCCCGAACATCGAGCGGTTTGGTTCGATCAAGATCGTGAAACAGAACTTCGCAAACTTCGCAGCCAAGGCATCACGGCTCAATTGTTGGCTCCGAAAAACGGAATCATCAAAGGCACCAGCTGTATTGTATTGACACTTGATAGGAGCCATCCACAACATCTACTGCGCAGTGATGCAGCCGGGCATTTAACGCTTACCGTTCCTCGCGGGCAGCGCCGTGATCGGTATCCAAATTCTCCGATGGGCGCGGTCGCCTTGGTTCGACAAGCATTCTATGATGCGATTTGGTATCGCGACGCTTATCAAGTCTATGCGAATGATCGCCAAGTACCGCGTCCTCAGCCCAACCGTTCGTTGGAACTTCTGTCCCAATGGATCGACTCGGGGACGTTTGTGATCGATGCCGCAAACGAGCGGATGGCAATTCGAGCAAGCGACTTGGCAAAAGAGTTTTCGCTCAACATGATCGTTCGCGGATCAGGTTACGAATATTGTGAATTGTCGCAGATCGCTTCGAGCGGTCATCCAATCCTTTTGCCAGTCGATTTTCCAGACAAACCAGCAACGCGGACACTCGAATCGATTCGCGAAACGCCGCTACGGACTTGGATGCATTGGCACTTCGCACCCGAGAACCCTGGCCGGCTCCATCAGGCGGGTGTCCCGTTCTGCTTAACCAGCGATGGACTCGGCGATCCTTCGACCTTCTTGAAGCAAGTCCGTGTCGCGGTCGAGCGCGGGTTGGATAAAACTGCTGCCCTATCCGCGATGACAACAGTCCCAGCGAACTTACTCGAACTCGACGACGCGGTCGGAAAAATTGAAGCCGGAATGTTCGCTAATTTGGTCGTAACCGACGGCGAACTGTTTGCAAAGGACACAAAGGTGGTGGAAACCTGGGTCGCTGGTGAACGTTTTTCGGTCGAAAAAAACGCGATCCCAAAGCAATCGGATGCTTTGGCGGGAACTTGGTCAATCGTTTTGCCATCCGTTTTGTCGAATACAAAACAAAGCACCGATGCGGAATTGATCATGGAAAAGGCGTCCGGCAAAACGACGGCACAGATACGTTGGGTCAACGCCGAAACCGAGACACAGAAAGTGCTCAAGCTATCCGACATTGTGCGTTCTCGCGCTCGTTTGTCGGCCTCTGCCGAGTTGAGTAAGTTATCCGATTCGTTCGCAGAAGGCGTCTCGAAACTGACGTTGCTGATCGGTTCGAATGAGAAGTCGATTTCGTTCGTTCGTACGACCCTGACCCTTCCCGATGGACGCGAAGTGGATTGCCCCATTCGTCGAAAAGAAACTGCGACAAAAGAGGTTGACGATGCTCCATCGCCGTCGGATTCCACCGATTCTGAACCGACAAATTCGAAGGCAACTCAACCTGTGGAGTTGGTCTACCCGCTCGGTGCGTATGGGTTGTCTGAAATACCTGATCAACCAAACGTGGTTCTGTTCCGAGGGGCAACGGTGTGGACGAGTGGTGAACTTGGCCCGATCCAGAATGGGGACGTTTTGGTCATCGATGGAAGAGTCGCTGACGTTGGTTCGGAGTTGGCGGTTCCAGCAGGTGGGAAAGTCATCAACCTCAAAGGCAAGCATTTAACGCCTGGCTTGATCGATTGTCATTCTCACATTGCCACCGATGGAGGAATCAATGAATCAGGACAAGCGATTACGTCGGAGGTACGGATTGGCGATTTTATTGACAATTCGGATATCGCAATCTATCGCCAATTGGCGGGCGGCGTGACGACATCGAATATCCTTCACGGTTCCGCGAACCCGATCGGCGGGCAAAACCAAGTCCTCAAATTACGCTGGGGTGCATCGATGGATGCAATGAAGTTCGCCAGCGCACCTGCGGGGATCAAATTTGCACTTGGCGAAAATGTCAAACGAAGTTCGGGCCGCTACCCCAATACCCGAATGGGTGTCGAGCAAATCATCCGTGACCAATTCTTGGCGGCCCGAGAGTATGACGCGGAGCAAAAAGCATGGCAATCAGGACGTCGTCAGGGACTACCGCCGAGGCGTAATCTGCAGCTTGAGGCAATCGCAGAGATTCAACGCGGTGAGCGCTGGGTGCATTGCCATAGCTACCGACAAGACGAGATTTTGGCAACGCTCGATGTCCTCGAAGAATTCAACGTGCAAATTGGATCCCTGCAACATATCTCCGAGGGCTACAAGGTTGCCGATCGAATAGCCGAGCATGGAGCGATGGCATCCGCGTTCGCCGATTGGTGGGCATACAAGTTTGAAGTCTATGATGCCATCCCTTACAACGGAGTCATTCTGCACAATGCAGGAGTCATTGTGTCGTACAACAGCGACGATGCGGAGTTGGGACGACACTTGAATGTGGAAGCGGGCAAGGCGATGAAGTACGGCGGCCTATCGGCTGAGCAAGCGTTGGCCTTTGTCACACTCAACCCCGCCAAGCAACTTCGCATCGATGACCGAGTTGGCTCGATCGAAAAAGGCAAAGATGCGGACTTGGTCGTATGGAGCGGTCCACCACTTTCCGCCGCTTCACGATGTGAGCAAACCTGGATTGACGGACGTTGCTACTTCGATTTGACAACAGACAAACAACTTCGTGAGCGTGACCGCTCCACTCGAGCCAAGCTGGTCCAATTGGCACAACGGTCGCCTGAAAAGCCAAACTCCCAACCGAAGAAAGAGAAGGAGATCGAGGAAGCCGACCGCTGGGACCGCGTCGACATTTATTGCCGGGCTTCCGCTGAGAAAGGAGCATCACGATGA
- a CDS encoding amidohydrolase family protein, with product MISLRTLFLISSVSTFCFSGPLVASDQVPGAPQTKPILIRGATLHPVSRKSIVRGSILFDSGRIVAIGKKVDVPDGAVVIEAEGKHVYPGLIESYTDLGLREISAVDATADHTEFGSKNPNVRSWVAVNPDSELIPVARAGGVLLAHVAPAGPFVQGQSAVMQLDGWTANDMKLLAPAGLCVHWSSMHPSEKDEAKAAEKQDEKWQEFDAWIERAKRYAKREPHAVATDLRLESLQRVINREVPLIVSADRQAAIESAVLYAMKQNLRLIIYGGFDATSCSKLLKQHDVAVIIAGTHRLPLRRDDPYDAAYTLPERLRKAGVRFAIAGEGPGYPDGAANVRNLTYHAACAIAYGLPSDVALRSITLSPAEILGVSDRTGSLEVGKDATIIITDDPWYEPQTNVEQAYIQGRKVDLTSKHTMLSEKYKKKYRQGKTEVEQ from the coding sequence ATGATTTCGCTACGTACACTGTTCCTTATCAGCTCCGTTTCAACATTTTGTTTCTCAGGCCCGTTGGTCGCTAGCGATCAAGTCCCAGGTGCTCCGCAAACAAAACCGATTCTGATTCGAGGTGCAACGCTGCATCCTGTATCAAGAAAATCGATTGTTCGCGGCTCGATTTTGTTCGATTCTGGCCGGATTGTGGCGATCGGAAAAAAGGTGGACGTTCCAGACGGCGCGGTCGTGATCGAAGCCGAGGGCAAGCACGTTTACCCAGGCTTAATTGAATCGTATACCGACCTTGGGCTGCGGGAAATCAGTGCTGTCGATGCAACCGCAGACCATACCGAATTCGGGTCGAAAAATCCGAACGTTCGGTCGTGGGTCGCAGTGAATCCTGACAGCGAATTGATTCCGGTCGCTCGTGCGGGCGGCGTCTTGTTGGCACATGTCGCCCCCGCCGGTCCATTCGTTCAAGGCCAATCCGCTGTGATGCAACTGGATGGATGGACCGCTAATGATATGAAGCTACTCGCTCCCGCTGGACTTTGTGTCCATTGGTCTTCAATGCATCCATCGGAAAAAGACGAAGCGAAGGCGGCTGAGAAGCAAGACGAAAAATGGCAAGAGTTCGACGCTTGGATCGAACGAGCAAAACGCTACGCCAAACGGGAACCCCATGCGGTTGCCACCGATTTACGTCTGGAGTCGCTGCAACGGGTTATCAATCGCGAGGTGCCATTGATCGTATCAGCGGATCGGCAAGCAGCGATCGAATCGGCGGTCCTGTATGCGATGAAGCAGAATCTGCGACTGATCATCTATGGCGGATTCGATGCCACTTCGTGCTCCAAACTACTCAAACAGCATGACGTCGCTGTGATCATCGCAGGAACCCATCGCTTACCACTGCGGCGTGACGATCCCTACGATGCAGCATACACGTTACCCGAGCGACTTCGCAAAGCAGGCGTCCGGTTTGCCATTGCAGGCGAAGGTCCTGGGTATCCCGACGGAGCGGCGAACGTTCGCAATTTGACTTACCATGCCGCATGTGCAATCGCTTACGGCTTACCGTCTGACGTTGCCCTCCGTTCGATCACCCTTTCGCCAGCCGAAATTCTAGGTGTATCGGACCGTACCGGATCGCTAGAAGTTGGCAAGGACGCAACGATTATCATCACCGATGATCCGTGGTATGAACCACAAACAAACGTTGAGCAAGCCTACATTCAAGGTCGCAAGGTCGACTTAACAAGCAAGCACACGATGTTGTCCGAAAAGTACAAAAAAAAGTACCGCCAAGGGAAAACAGAAGTGGAACAATGA